The genomic interval AAATTACTGTATCCAACACTTGAGTGAACTGATATTTGTAAGAATTTGTCaactataaatattttgtGGTGACAAATGCTGCTTGGAAGATACTATACTATAAAAATCGTCGGATTTGAACAAGTTACTGTAACTCACCATGGGTAACGGTGTTCGTACGggatgagaaatgaaaatgtgaCGCTAAGAGCCAGTGAAATCTGGAAAGACTCGACTCTTGCAACTAAACGAAGGTTATTGTTGTCCTGGCTTGGTTCACTTGCCAAACGTTAAGTGCTTCATATTCTTCAATACACTCGTTGACTTGATCTGGTTTAAATCCTCTGTTTATGCACCGTTCCAGTATATCAGAAACTTTCACAATGGTAGTATCTCTAGCCTGGTCTCTAATCAGATAATAGATACTGTCCATCGGATCTTCGGGTCTGTTGGACCGTTCGTCAATATGATTGATAGAATCTTTAGACATCTCAACCAAACGAATCGCCTCTGATATGTCGTCTTTCTCAACTGTGTTTGATAGCCGCAGCCGGGCCAACGCAGTCGACAGCCGTAATACAGCCAGTAGATTACGGGCAGACGTGAAAGTCATGTCACGGCTGTTCCGCGCTTCCTTTCGCATTTCTACGTAAGAACCTGTAGAATAGGATTCCATTGATAAATATTAGGGCTACAAGGATCACTTTCAATGGTTGATTAGAAATACGATCAGTCCGTAACAATGTTTTAATCGAATTTAGGAACTGATACaagttaaaaatattaaattgcAGAAAACAGAACCAAAAAATAGATAGGAGCATGAGGTATCGGTAACAAATACAAACTGTACTCACTGACGACAAAATCCGTGAGATCCTCAGTTATTATCGgctcttttcttttacaaaGTTTAATATACTTCCTCATTAACTTCATATCGAGTGTTCGCACCTCGGTCGGTGGTTGCGTGGAATGTTGGTGAACGTAGGTGATGTGCTTTGCCAATCTGCACACAATTATTACTCATATGTTTACCCAAATGAACCATTGAGACATTCTATATACGTTATCATTAGAATCACAATTTACCTCATGAAAAATTGTGGCAAGTAAAATTTGGAGCACTAACCGTAACATTAAAGATCATAGAATTTGAATCATCTTTACTTACCTAAGGTCATTGGCTAGATCAGCCCGATCTTGAATCAACCACAACAGATCAAATCTCGACAATAATGCAGCTGGCAGCTGAATATTCTGTTCAATAGTTCTTTTTGGATTATATCGACCATAGGCAGGGTTGGCAGCAGCTAGAATGGAGACTCGTGCATTCAGAGTCGTCATTATTCCTGCCTTTGCTATAGAAATAGTCTGCTGTTCCATAACCTCATGAATAGCAGTTCTGTCTGAATCTGCCATCTTATCGAATTCGTCTATGCAACAGACACCTTGATCCGCCAGAACCAGAGCTCCGCCTTCTAGGATCATTTCACCCGTTAAAGGATCTTTCATCACAGCTGCTGTTAATCCAACACCAGAAGACCCACGCCCAGTGGTATATTGAGATCTGGGTGCCAAACGATTTATGTATGACAACAACTGTGACTTGGCTACTCCGGGATCACCCATCAGACAGATATTGATGTTACCTGGATACATTACGCAATCATTAGTAATGAAACttgaattgtttttcaaaatttgatagTTCAAGAGCAGTATCCGTATACTTCAAAATTCAATGATAATCAATAGAAAGAGCTTAAATATGCTTTTTATACCTCGGATTTTCATGCCATCAGGTCGTTTGTCTACACCACCTACAAGCAGTAGTAATAAAGCTTTTTTGATATCCTCATGGCCATAAATTTCTGGTGCTAAAGAAGAAGCTAATTTGCTGTAAAAATCATCTTCTGTTAATTGTGCCAATTCATCTTCCGTGACTTCTCGAGAAGCATCATCTGTATCACCTTGATCGAGTCCAatgattttctgaaatttaaaTTATCACCAGGTTAAATCTACTGGTGAAAATGCTTGAATGGCCAAACTTATTGATCAGAGAAGCTAATGGTAATTTCAATATCATGAAATAACAGATGTTTGTTGGATGAGAAGCTGTCAAACTCAACCAAtcattgaatataattatgatATTTGTTTGAGTTAGTCAAGAATCTTACATGGGCTTCCAAGAAGGTTTCCGTGAGTAAGCCGGAAGTTAGTTGCTTGAACCCCGATCTTAATAACGGTAAGAACACTCCGGTAACAATCACATGATCTCCAGGTTGACATTGCCTGGTTGTTTCACCACGACAAAAAATCGTCAATGACCTAGGAATATGACCAACTGGTACTTGGTCACTCTGCAATATAATGTTCAGTAATACAGTCATGGTTACACCAGATACAACACATCACTTCAAGTAATGGCTtccaaaagtttgaaaaatttggtaGATAAAACTCACATCTTCCTGGATTTTGACCTCTTGAAACTTGACGAATTTTGATCCTCTTGTTTGCAGAGATAATCTACCTCCAAACTTATTGATTTGGCAATCGTCACTAGGGCAGAGTTGCAGAGGCATGAAAGACATGGATGCTACCTGCAGACATTAagaattattcataaaatggGACGATCTGATATACATTGTATAGTCTAGCCAATGTCATCAACTTTTTATACCGGTTGGTAAGTTTCCGCTCCACATTGGTCACAAGTATAAGTTGCAACACACATCATGGGTTTTACTTCTGTAGATCTAGTTACGATGCCCCTAATAGTAACTAACTTCCCGATGTGGATTGCCTTTATGTCTCTAACTGGTAAGACTTTGGTTGCTGCAAAATCTCTGAAGTAAACTTCACTGAAAATCGGATACATCAGATAATTTCAAACAATGCCTGTAGAGACATGACAAAATTTGTAGCAACTCAACCCTAGGTGAATTGTTAAAGAGTCTGTCATAGCAAGGGTTTGTAATTCAAAGTTTTATTtcgatcaaattatttttttttcatatacctTTAATTGCATGGCTAAATAATGAAAGAACAATCACACTTGAATCCATCGactaattcaaaatttcacatGGTTCCCAATATCCACTGGTTTCttatactttgaatttttagcTATACAGCGTGTAACATCATTGCATTAAAATACTCACAATCGCCGCATGAGTTCTGGAGGATGAGAATTCTTAGGCTCTTCACCATCTAAAACATTTCTATGGCGTTGTTCCATAAGTAAGCGATGTTCAATGTAGACATCTAATGCATCTTTGGGAGGTACTGGTCTGGTTTTGAAGTTGGGCAATATTTCTTGTAAGATCTAGAAAATAATGTTGAACAATTTCCTACAGGATACTGTATAATGTTTCCGTTTCTCCataagtttttctttcccacCACTGCACAAATACTAACATCGAATTCGAAGTCTACTCTAGATAAGTATGTCATAGCCTACCTAACAACCAATATAAGTTGCTTTACCTCGGATATTATGGTAGTGTAGCGTCGTGTATTCTGCTGTATAGCGTGGGCCAATTCATCATCTAATTCAGCGATGTCATCTAAGTCGACGGTGAATGCTACTTGTTCCCGATGAGCAATGTTAGTAAGTTGTGCtcgatatttaaaaattttattccccgTCTTATCATccatttttgaatattcagTGAAGAACATCTTCAGTTGTTCTAAAAGAGATACAACATTTATTAGTGATCATTCATACCATCACTAGAGATAGGGTTTAAagattcaaatttggattAGGCTGAATGACCATTTTGGGGTTACAGAATGATAAATTCAGCGTCACATTAGTCGTCgattaataaaaatacgtaCCTTTGTCTTTAGTATAGTCTCTGTCGATTTTGGGAGGCATTTTAAGTTGGGTATTGAAAACTAGTAAATTACTTTACAAGAATCTGCGACAATCGCGATGCTTTGGTTGGACCTTATTTGAAGTATAATTGGAAATTTGGTGTTATTGTAGAGGCTGGCTCAGTGGACTGGCTTCAGCGATGGTTTTTCCCGCGAAATTGTATCGGTAATGTCAGTGACTATGGAATGAACACAGACTGCCGGGTCCGGGTCCTACTTAGAGCATATATTACATGGAGGGAGCATAGTGGCAGAAAAGTGTAGCAAGCAAGTAAGACAGAGAGCGATAGCTTTCGATCATCCCCATCTCTTTCTAACACGATAGTAGCGTAACGCAACTGTGGAGGGCCCTGAgcatggtgaaaatttttctaaaaattatataaatgtattttgTAGCATTTAGTATATGCAGGAAGGTGATTCAGGAGTGGTAATCAGAAAATActtgaataacaattttgtaTTTACTGATGCCTGTGTACAATCATTCGAGAATACACTTTACGTATCCGATCTATCGACTCTTGACGTCCTTTCTCTTCATGATTTATTCGTATATGCAAATACGTTTGAACAATGAGCTTTATGAGTTGAAATCTATGATCGCTAAGCggattttggtcgaaaatatGATTTGTTTCAAGCAGATGATGCGGTACCGACCGTATAATGACTGTGCTGAgcttgttgaaaatatttttctgggGTGCATACATAGCTCGGAATCGATTTTCTGATAAACAGCAGATGGCCACAACATCAGGAGAAGCCGTAATCAAACCGCCCCGGGTTTTTCTATTCAGTAACTTAGAACTACTATTATCCGATGTCAGCAGAAAGGGGCAGATAAAgcactttaattttttgataacagTTCTAACAACAAATCCAGCAATATATTGTAGGATATGGTTCATGTATTCCGTGCTCGCTCTCGTCCATGCAGGATCGAGGTAGTCGTCATTTCCAATGGTATCCAGAATTTCTTCCTGGTAACAAAGCTCATCAACCATTGATATTTTTGATGCAGTACTAGTGACTTGCAGGATGGTTGTGCTGTCGAGTGCAGTAGCGTTGGCTCGTTCTGAGCCTTTCACTTCGGCATGAACTAGCAATCGCTTGTATGCTGTTACAAATTGAAAGCAGGTAGGATTATTATTGAATCCACCGCGACTACGTATTGCACTAAAAAACACCTCGAGATGGTCCTGCGACAGCTTATATGTCAGCAAGTATTTCATAGGTGCATTGTTAGATGTGATGTACTTGTCATATAATTTGATGACGCTTGATAATGATGTAATAAGGCCTATAAAGCCAGTTTTCCGGTTTGATTCTATTATTAGTCCTTCCGAGTCTCTTAGCGTTTTGATGTACCGAGTTATTTTCTGTACCTCCTGTCTAACACTAACAATGTTGTCTGGGCTTATGCCAGCTCTGGACGGTGTCTTACAATATCTATTGCGTGAGTTTAGAATATCGAAAGCACTGTCAATCATGAAACAGAATCTTGCAGTGGCTTCGGCTCCCTGAAATTTAGGCAACTTCAAGTCTTTTTCCGCAAACAGCAGGGCATGCCCGACACTGCTACTTAATGTTTGCGCAGCCAGTTTCACATTCATTTTCTCGCGCTGCCAGTTAAGGTGTCGTCTTCTAAGGCGAGTAGCTGCATGTAGACCTTCCTCTTCTTGCAGATCAACTAAATGTCCAATATAGCTCCAAGATATGCATTTATTGTTTTCGTCGACCAAGTCTCTATCATGAGCAGTGCCCCTTACAAGCTTCACGGCATGAGATGGGTCCAATAGAATAAATATAGGTTCTCCAGTCACTGGATGagggaaatgaaaacgatCACGTTCCGATAACCATGTTTGTGCTCCCAGAATGTTGCACATAGCCATATTTGATCCA from Athalia rosae chromosome 1, iyAthRosa1.1, whole genome shotgun sequence carries:
- the LOC105692788 gene encoding DNA replication licensing factor Mcm7, which produces MPPKIDRDYTKDKEQLKMFFTEYSKMDDKTGNKIFKYRAQLTNIAHREQVAFTVDLDDIAELDDELAHAIQQNTRRYTTIISEILQEILPNFKTRPVPPKDALDVYIEHRLLMEQRHRNVLDGEEPKNSHPPELMRRFEVYFRDFAATKVLPVRDIKAIHIGKLVTIRGIVTRSTEVKPMMCVATYTCDQCGAETYQPVASMSFMPLQLCPSDDCQINKFGGRLSLQTRGSKFVKFQEVKIQEDSDQVPVGHIPRSLTIFCRGETTRQCQPGDHVIVTGVFLPLLRSGFKQLTSGLLTETFLEAHKIIGLDQGDTDDASREVTEDELAQLTEDDFYSKLASSLAPEIYGHEDIKKALLLLLVGGVDKRPDGMKIRGNINICLMGDPGVAKSQLLSYINRLAPRSQYTTGRGSSGVGLTAAVMKDPLTGEMILEGGALVLADQGVCCIDEFDKMADSDRTAIHEVMEQQTISIAKAGIMTTLNARVSILAAANPAYGRYNPKRTIEQNIQLPAALLSRFDLLWLIQDRADLANDLRLAKHITYVHQHSTQPPTEVRTLDMKLMRKYIKLCKRKEPIITEDLTDFVVSSYVEMRKEARNSRDMTFTSARNLLAVLRLSTALARLRLSNTVEKDDISEAIRLVEMSKDSINHIDERSNRPEDPMDSIYYLIRDQARDTTIVKVSDILERCINRGFKPDQVNECIEEYEALNVWQVNQARTTITFV